The Coffea arabica cultivar ET-39 chromosome 4e, Coffea Arabica ET-39 HiFi, whole genome shotgun sequence genome includes a window with the following:
- the LOC113742976 gene encoding uncharacterized protein isoform X2 encodes MWVGEDGAACDKKKGESDESLVDSNLAEFQSYVEKEIDRSLACSISNSSWATSTTCEEDVRSGAPCILLSPNHYNLDFPARTIFHTGDIYSSLLEYPPRKLVPIGSGFQAEIPEWCGCDDEKLSSSSGDAFEVFNRSSQSLMSDIGNHLDHERQFSGSCLVPMPRSDMSEDTGEKLGDGRIDCSCDDVGSVRCVRQHITEAREKLRKTLGQEAFVKLGFLEMGEVVAEKWSEEEEEIFAEVVFSHPASLGRNFWNHSAIEFPSRTKKEIVSYYFNVFMLRRRAEQNRIDVLSIDSDNDEWEGTNVSADEVIEKINGYDDSVVESPAEEDDHNEIFEDNLCEYKDDINAEEASEDNIRLNLDGSKCVSKESDMPPIDMPDNCSSDQAHQPLDQVLSDISGNQNTKHITSNLSSMSSSTGNELFLEPCSSKEWDVGCLTCPKDEDFLPTSSVIEEVFGAGAWNSRD; translated from the coding sequence ATGTGGGTAGGTGAAGATGGGGCTGCTTGCGATAAAAAGAAAGGTGAAAGTGATGAAAGTCTTGTAGACAGCAATCTTGCTGAATTCCAAAGTTATGTTGAGAAAGAAATAGATAGAAGTCTGGCTTGCTCCATTTCCAACTCTTCCTGGGCTACAAGCACTACCTGTGAAGAAGATGTCAGGTCGGGGGCACCTTGCATATTGCTGTCTCCAAACCATTATAATCTTGACTTTCCAGCAAGGACCATTTTTCATACCGGAGATATTTATTCTTCTCTTTTGGAATATCCTCCTCGGAAATTGGTCCCCATTGGCAGTGGTTTTCAAGCAGAAATACCTGAATGGTGTGGGTGTGATGATGAAAAGTTGTCCAGTTCATCAGGAGATGCTTTTGAAGTCTTCAACCGTTCATCCCAATCTCTCATGTCAGATATTGGTAATCATTTAGACCATGAGAGGCAATTTTCTGGTTCTTGTCTAGTTCCCATGCCTAGATCAGACATGTCTGAAGACACTGGGGAGAAACTTGGAGATGGAAGAATTGATTGTTCCTGTGATGATGTGGGATCCGTTAGATGTGTTCGGCAACACATCACTGAAGCACGAGAAAAACTCAGGAAAACCCTTGGCCAGGAGGCTTTTGTCAAGTTGGGTTTTTTGGAAATGGGAGAGGTAGTGGCTGAAAAATGGAGCGAGGAGGAAGAGGAAATATTTGCTGAGGTTGTATTTTCCCATCCTGCATCACTGGGGAGGAACTTTTGGAACCATTCAGCTATTGAATTTCCTTCTAGGACCAAGAAGGAAATAGTTAGCTATTATTTTAATGTCTTCATGTTACGAAGACGTGCTGAACAGAACAGAATTGATGTGTTGAGTATTGACAGCGACAATGATGAATGGGAAGGAACTAATGTTTCTGCTGATGAagtaatagaaaaaataaatgggTATGATGACTCTGTGGTTGAATCACCTGCCGAGGAAGATGATCATAATGAGATCTTTGAAGACAATCTCTGTGAATACAAGGATGACATCAATGCTGAGGAAGCTTCAGAAGATAATATAAGGCTGAACCTTGATGGCAGTAAGTGTGTCAGTAAAGAGTCAGACATGCCTCCGATTGACATGCCTGATAACTGCAGTTCAGATCAAGCACATCAGCCACTTGACCAAGTCCTTTCTGACATAAGCGGAAatcaaaatacaaaacatataaCTAGCAACCTTAGTAGTATGAGCAGCAGTACTGGTAATGAACTTTTTTTAGAGCCCTGTAGTTCCAAAGAATGGGATGTTGGTTGTTTGACCTGCCCCAAGGATGAAGATTTTCTTCCGACGTCCAGTGTGATTGAAGAAGTCTTCGGTGCTGGAGCTTGGAATTCACGAGACTAG
- the LOC113741965 gene encoding uncharacterized protein isoform X1: protein MEEDQEVKHVCKFCDKSFPCGRSLGGHMRSHLINIPAESNEKHGKKRLPSFKTGNRDDSSKEAQNGYSLRENRKKTSKFAANSSEDTSLDSKVCKECGKCFPSWKALFGHMKCHSDKVLSNNSASVEDDSWNSAAANQKLVMDSQSDNEAAAPIRKQRSRTIKRYKATKNINTAPLTIAQPSPCVTENHEQEQQEEVAMSLIMLSRDASNWGGLKSVGGGESSDYNSEFLEARSSNQNKQDCKTESKILKSSNLDSKMKSKMKQPEPSKASGMSRKEFRVKSSEVSTDAFLGDVFIKKNKVEEGAELQQSKVELPKNQSESESKKQNLSKRRCIALHDDPELSADYSITKLACGVSDSELLYLGSDRKSKFECTTCNKAFHSYQALGGHRASHKRMKGCLGSKIDSSENSTETEISPNQTADSKLRIKGYSNDIDTTTDGSKEKVEMTDYGSKEIKTVNTDYGFKKDKSHECPICFKLFPSGQALGGHKRAHLAAEAKSNQGIVIQKQIPEIRDFLDLNLPAPAEEESSDQVYFSPWWIASNHKPEPLVGML from the coding sequence ATGGAAGAAGATCAAGAAGTGAAGCATGTGTGCAAGTTTTGTGACAAAAGCTTCCCCTGTGGTAGATCTTTAGGGGGTCATATGAGGTCCCATCTGATCAATATTCCAGCTGAATCCAACGAGAAGCATGGCAAGAAAAGGTTGCCATCTTTCAAGACTGGTAATCGAGATGATTCCTCTAAAGAAGCTCAAAATGGTTACAGCCTTCGAGAGAATCGCAAGAAAACAAGTAAATTTGCTGCAAATTCAAGTGAAGATACTTCACTTGATAGCAAAGTCTGCAAGGAATGTGGCAAATGTTTTCCATCTTGGAAAGCCTTGTTTGGTCACATGAAGTGCCACTCTGATAAAGTATTATCAAATAACAGTGCCAGTGTGGAGGACGATTCTTGGAACAGTGCTGCTGCTAATCAAAAGCTGGTCATGGATAGCCAATCTGATAATGAAGCAGCAGCTCCAATTCGAAAGCAGAGATCAAGAACAATCAAAAGGTACAAAGCTACTAAAAATATTAATACTGCTCCTTTAACAATTGCACAACCTTCACCCTGCGTAACTGAGAATCATGAGCAAGAACAACAAGAAGAGGTTGCTATGAGTTTGATAATGCTTTCGAGGGATGCGAGTAACTGGGGTGGTCTGAAATCAGTTGGTGGGGGTGAGTCCTCTGATTATAATTCTGAGTTTTTAGAAGCTCGATCATCAAATCAAAATAAGCAAGATTGTAAAACTGAGAGCAAGATTTTAAAGTCCTCTAATCTTGACTCTAAGATGAAGTCCAAGATGAAGCAACCAGAACCAAGTAAAGCTTCTGGAATGTCGAGAAAAGAGTTCAGAGTGAAGAGTTCAGAAGTTTCAACTGATGCTTTTCTTGGAGATGTCTTTATTAAAAAGAATAAAGTGGAGGAGGGTGCTGAACTCCAGCAGTCTAAAGTTGAATTGCCAAAGAATCAGTCTGAATCAGAATCCAAGAAGCAGAATTTGAGCAAAAGAAGGTGCATCGCTTTGCATGATGATCCAGAATTGAGTGCAGATTACTCAATAACGAAACTGGCTTGTGGTGTTTCTGATTCTGAGTTGCTGTATCTGGGTTCTGATAGGAAAAGCAAATTTGAGTGTACTACTTGTAACAAGGCCTTCCATTCCTATCAGGCTTTAGGGGGTCACAGGGCTAGCCACAAGAGGATGAAAGGCTGTTTGGGTTCGAAAATTGATAGCAGTGAAAACAGCACTGAAACTGAAATCTCCCCAAATCAAACTGCTGACAGCAAACTGAGGATCAAAGGCTACAGCAATGACATTGATACCACCACCGATGGTTCCAAAGAAAAGGTCGAAATGACAGATTATGggtccaaggagatcaagactGTTAATACAGATTATGGATTTAAGAAAGACAAAAGCCATGAATGCCCAATATGCTTCAAACTTTTCCCATCAGGTCAAGCCTTAGGTGGTCACAAGAGGGCACACTTGGCTGCTGAGGCCAAAAGCAATCAAGGAATTGTAATTCAGAAGCAAATTCCTGAAATCAGAGACTTCCTGGATCTCAACTTGCCTGCTCCTGCTGAAGAAGAGAGCAGTGACCAAGTCTACTTCAGCCCTTGGTGGATTGCAAGCAACCACAAGCCTGAGCCACTGGTGGGGATGCTCTAA
- the LOC113741965 gene encoding uncharacterized protein isoform X2: protein MRSHLINIPAESNEKHGKKRLPSFKTGNRDDSSKEAQNGYSLRENRKKTSKFAANSSEDTSLDSKVCKECGKCFPSWKALFGHMKCHSDKVLSNNSASVEDDSWNSAAANQKLVMDSQSDNEAAAPIRKQRSRTIKRYKATKNINTAPLTIAQPSPCVTENHEQEQQEEVAMSLIMLSRDASNWGGLKSVGGGESSDYNSEFLEARSSNQNKQDCKTESKILKSSNLDSKMKSKMKQPEPSKASGMSRKEFRVKSSEVSTDAFLGDVFIKKNKVEEGAELQQSKVELPKNQSESESKKQNLSKRRCIALHDDPELSADYSITKLACGVSDSELLYLGSDRKSKFECTTCNKAFHSYQALGGHRASHKRMKGCLGSKIDSSENSTETEISPNQTADSKLRIKGYSNDIDTTTDGSKEKVEMTDYGSKEIKTVNTDYGFKKDKSHECPICFKLFPSGQALGGHKRAHLAAEAKSNQGIVIQKQIPEIRDFLDLNLPAPAEEESSDQVYFSPWWIASNHKPEPLVGML from the coding sequence ATGAGGTCCCATCTGATCAATATTCCAGCTGAATCCAACGAGAAGCATGGCAAGAAAAGGTTGCCATCTTTCAAGACTGGTAATCGAGATGATTCCTCTAAAGAAGCTCAAAATGGTTACAGCCTTCGAGAGAATCGCAAGAAAACAAGTAAATTTGCTGCAAATTCAAGTGAAGATACTTCACTTGATAGCAAAGTCTGCAAGGAATGTGGCAAATGTTTTCCATCTTGGAAAGCCTTGTTTGGTCACATGAAGTGCCACTCTGATAAAGTATTATCAAATAACAGTGCCAGTGTGGAGGACGATTCTTGGAACAGTGCTGCTGCTAATCAAAAGCTGGTCATGGATAGCCAATCTGATAATGAAGCAGCAGCTCCAATTCGAAAGCAGAGATCAAGAACAATCAAAAGGTACAAAGCTACTAAAAATATTAATACTGCTCCTTTAACAATTGCACAACCTTCACCCTGCGTAACTGAGAATCATGAGCAAGAACAACAAGAAGAGGTTGCTATGAGTTTGATAATGCTTTCGAGGGATGCGAGTAACTGGGGTGGTCTGAAATCAGTTGGTGGGGGTGAGTCCTCTGATTATAATTCTGAGTTTTTAGAAGCTCGATCATCAAATCAAAATAAGCAAGATTGTAAAACTGAGAGCAAGATTTTAAAGTCCTCTAATCTTGACTCTAAGATGAAGTCCAAGATGAAGCAACCAGAACCAAGTAAAGCTTCTGGAATGTCGAGAAAAGAGTTCAGAGTGAAGAGTTCAGAAGTTTCAACTGATGCTTTTCTTGGAGATGTCTTTATTAAAAAGAATAAAGTGGAGGAGGGTGCTGAACTCCAGCAGTCTAAAGTTGAATTGCCAAAGAATCAGTCTGAATCAGAATCCAAGAAGCAGAATTTGAGCAAAAGAAGGTGCATCGCTTTGCATGATGATCCAGAATTGAGTGCAGATTACTCAATAACGAAACTGGCTTGTGGTGTTTCTGATTCTGAGTTGCTGTATCTGGGTTCTGATAGGAAAAGCAAATTTGAGTGTACTACTTGTAACAAGGCCTTCCATTCCTATCAGGCTTTAGGGGGTCACAGGGCTAGCCACAAGAGGATGAAAGGCTGTTTGGGTTCGAAAATTGATAGCAGTGAAAACAGCACTGAAACTGAAATCTCCCCAAATCAAACTGCTGACAGCAAACTGAGGATCAAAGGCTACAGCAATGACATTGATACCACCACCGATGGTTCCAAAGAAAAGGTCGAAATGACAGATTATGggtccaaggagatcaagactGTTAATACAGATTATGGATTTAAGAAAGACAAAAGCCATGAATGCCCAATATGCTTCAAACTTTTCCCATCAGGTCAAGCCTTAGGTGGTCACAAGAGGGCACACTTGGCTGCTGAGGCCAAAAGCAATCAAGGAATTGTAATTCAGAAGCAAATTCCTGAAATCAGAGACTTCCTGGATCTCAACTTGCCTGCTCCTGCTGAAGAAGAGAGCAGTGACCAAGTCTACTTCAGCCCTTGGTGGATTGCAAGCAACCACAAGCCTGAGCCACTGGTGGGGATGCTCTAA
- the LOC113742976 gene encoding uncharacterized protein isoform X1, with the protein MVQKRPLSEELYEALSKQPKLLEPSDKRVSVLEFPDGNIPPKLHILGEDGAACDKKKGESDESLVDSNLAEFQSYVEKEIDRSLACSISNSSWATSTTCEEDVRSGAPCILLSPNHYNLDFPARTIFHTGDIYSSLLEYPPRKLVPIGSGFQAEIPEWCGCDDEKLSSSSGDAFEVFNRSSQSLMSDIGNHLDHERQFSGSCLVPMPRSDMSEDTGEKLGDGRIDCSCDDVGSVRCVRQHITEAREKLRKTLGQEAFVKLGFLEMGEVVAEKWSEEEEEIFAEVVFSHPASLGRNFWNHSAIEFPSRTKKEIVSYYFNVFMLRRRAEQNRIDVLSIDSDNDEWEGTNVSADEVIEKINGYDDSVVESPAEEDDHNEIFEDNLCEYKDDINAEEASEDNIRLNLDGSKCVSKESDMPPIDMPDNCSSDQAHQPLDQVLSDISGNQNTKHITSNLSSMSSSTGNELFLEPCSSKEWDVGCLTCPKDEDFLPTSSVIEEVFGAGAWNSRD; encoded by the exons ATGGTACAAAAACGACCACTTAGTGAGGAGTTATATGAGGCCTTGTCCAAGCAACCGAAGCTTCTGGAGCCAAGTGACAAGAGGGTGTCAGTTTTAGAGTTCCCTGATGGAAATATCCCTCCAAAGCTTCATATTTTAG GTGAAGATGGGGCTGCTTGCGATAAAAAGAAAGGTGAAAGTGATGAAAGTCTTGTAGACAGCAATCTTGCTGAATTCCAAAGTTATGTTGAGAAAGAAATAGATAGAAGTCTGGCTTGCTCCATTTCCAACTCTTCCTGGGCTACAAGCACTACCTGTGAAGAAGATGTCAGGTCGGGGGCACCTTGCATATTGCTGTCTCCAAACCATTATAATCTTGACTTTCCAGCAAGGACCATTTTTCATACCGGAGATATTTATTCTTCTCTTTTGGAATATCCTCCTCGGAAATTGGTCCCCATTGGCAGTGGTTTTCAAGCAGAAATACCTGAATGGTGTGGGTGTGATGATGAAAAGTTGTCCAGTTCATCAGGAGATGCTTTTGAAGTCTTCAACCGTTCATCCCAATCTCTCATGTCAGATATTGGTAATCATTTAGACCATGAGAGGCAATTTTCTGGTTCTTGTCTAGTTCCCATGCCTAGATCAGACATGTCTGAAGACACTGGGGAGAAACTTGGAGATGGAAGAATTGATTGTTCCTGTGATGATGTGGGATCCGTTAGATGTGTTCGGCAACACATCACTGAAGCACGAGAAAAACTCAGGAAAACCCTTGGCCAGGAGGCTTTTGTCAAGTTGGGTTTTTTGGAAATGGGAGAGGTAGTGGCTGAAAAATGGAGCGAGGAGGAAGAGGAAATATTTGCTGAGGTTGTATTTTCCCATCCTGCATCACTGGGGAGGAACTTTTGGAACCATTCAGCTATTGAATTTCCTTCTAGGACCAAGAAGGAAATAGTTAGCTATTATTTTAATGTCTTCATGTTACGAAGACGTGCTGAACAGAACAGAATTGATGTGTTGAGTATTGACAGCGACAATGATGAATGGGAAGGAACTAATGTTTCTGCTGATGAagtaatagaaaaaataaatgggTATGATGACTCTGTGGTTGAATCACCTGCCGAGGAAGATGATCATAATGAGATCTTTGAAGACAATCTCTGTGAATACAAGGATGACATCAATGCTGAGGAAGCTTCAGAAGATAATATAAGGCTGAACCTTGATGGCAGTAAGTGTGTCAGTAAAGAGTCAGACATGCCTCCGATTGACATGCCTGATAACTGCAGTTCAGATCAAGCACATCAGCCACTTGACCAAGTCCTTTCTGACATAAGCGGAAatcaaaatacaaaacatataaCTAGCAACCTTAGTAGTATGAGCAGCAGTACTGGTAATGAACTTTTTTTAGAGCCCTGTAGTTCCAAAGAATGGGATGTTGGTTGTTTGACCTGCCCCAAGGATGAAGATTTTCTTCCGACGTCCAGTGTGATTGAAGAAGTCTTCGGTGCTGGAGCTTGGAATTCACGAGACTAG